The sequence ACATGGTTAACAGGTGTTAACAGACATGGTTAACACTTCTGTATGCCGTGGATGGAGACCGATAAGATAACCCAAAGAAGAGATTTCGTCTTCCTGGCATCGAAGCCTGGAGCGAACAAACGCGAGCTGATCCGCCGTTTCGGCATAAGCCCGCCGACTGCCTACAAGTGGCTGGAGCGCTACCGCAAGGAAGGCTTGCCTGGTCTGGAGGACCGCTCGCGTCGGCCGGCGGGGCAGCCCAACAAGAGCTGCCCCGAGGTGGAGAGGAAGGTCTTGGAGCTTCGCCGCAAGCACGACTGCTGGGGAGCGCGCAAGCTGCGCCGCCTGCTGCAAAACGCCGGGGAAAAGGAGCTTCCCTCGGCGACCACCGTGCACAACATCATCCGCCGCGCCGGCTTGCTCGGCCAAGGCTCTCGCCCGTGCGTGGCGCCCAGGAGCTTCGAGCGTTCGCAGCCCAACGAGCTTTGGCAGATGGACTTCAAGGGGCACTTCGAGATGGCCGGGTCGAAGCGCTGCCACCCGCTCACCGCCTGCGACGACCACTCCCGCTTCAACCTCATCCTCAAGGCCTGCGAGGACGAGAGGACCTCCACGGTGCAGGAATGCCTGCTGTCATGCTTCGGCAAGTACGGGCTGCCTTGGGCCATCCTCTGCGACAACGGTTCGCCCTGGGGGCGGGGGTTCGGGGCGGCCAGCGAGCTGGAGGCCTGGCTGCTGCGCCTGGGGGTGGAGACGATCCACGGCCGCCCCCTGCACCCCCAGACGCAAGGCAAGGAGGAACGCTTCCACCAGACCCTCAAGCACGAGCTGCTGGGCAGGACCACGCTGTGGCGCGACCTCGAGCATTGCGACCGGGAGTTCGCCCGGTTTCGCGAGACCTACAACCACGTCCGCCCGCACCGCTCGCTCGATCTCGACTGCCCCGCCGACCGCTACCGCGCCTCGGAGCGAGCCTTGCCCGCGACCATACCCCACTGCCTGAGCTTCTACGGCGAGGCCGAGCAGGTGCGCAAGGTGAAGAGCAAAGGCGACCTGATGTTCAAGGGACGCAGCTTCTTCATCGGAAGGGCCTTCATCGGGGAAAGCGTGGCGATAAACCAGTTCGACGATCTTCGCTGGGAAGTTTTCTACTGCTGGAAAAGCTTGGGGATGATCGACCTGAGCCGCGCGACCAAGCCTAGAAACAACTACAACGCGCTTCTTGCTCCCCCTGGACGCCTAGGCGTCCAGGGGGAGCAAGAAGCCCACCTGAAAAGCGTTAACCATGTACCTTAACATGTGTTAACTATGTCCTTGCGCTAAACA comes from Pelagicoccus enzymogenes and encodes:
- a CDS encoding IS481 family transposase, which encodes MPWMETDKITQRRDFVFLASKPGANKRELIRRFGISPPTAYKWLERYRKEGLPGLEDRSRRPAGQPNKSCPEVERKVLELRRKHDCWGARKLRRLLQNAGEKELPSATTVHNIIRRAGLLGQGSRPCVAPRSFERSQPNELWQMDFKGHFEMAGSKRCHPLTACDDHSRFNLILKACEDERTSTVQECLLSCFGKYGLPWAILCDNGSPWGRGFGAASELEAWLLRLGVETIHGRPLHPQTQGKEERFHQTLKHELLGRTTLWRDLEHCDREFARFRETYNHVRPHRSLDLDCPADRYRASERALPATIPHCLSFYGEAEQVRKVKSKGDLMFKGRSFFIGRAFIGESVAINQFDDLRWEVFYCWKSLGMIDLSRATKPRNNYNALLAPPGRLGVQGEQEAHLKSVNHVP